In Arachis stenosperma cultivar V10309 chromosome 1, arast.V10309.gnm1.PFL2, whole genome shotgun sequence, one DNA window encodes the following:
- the LOC130947365 gene encoding uncharacterized protein LOC130947365, whose product MLLAKLFVFSQVFYRSWLGQDLSNNYLRFLWLFHNVVLHYFSPNGAVFLLMINLVTESFSSDSGGSIDPSLLLSLPCLHRRWWRCLSLPASTLQLWAPKRMFQKSLLHLFYFLRTASWRFLFLVSGMVVSQSSLQPSCNGSMAWVGGSSAIV is encoded by the exons ATGTTGCTCGCAAAGTTG TTTGTCTTCTCTCAGGTCTTTTATAGGAGTTGGTTGGGTCAGGATCTTTCGAACAATTACCTCAG GTTCTTGTGGTTATTCCATAATGTTGTTCTCcattatttctctccaaatggCGCAGTGTTTCTACTCATGATCAACCTTGTCACAG AGTCTTTTTCTTCCGATTCTGGAGGTTCCATTGACCCTTCTCTACTGCTGTCCCTACCCTGTTTGCATAGGAGATGGTGGCGTTGCTTGTCTCTTCCTGCATCCACTCTTCAACTCTGGGCACCAAAGAGGATGTTTCAGAAAAGTCTTCTTCACCTTTTTTACTTTCTTCGTACTGCATCTTGGAGGTTCCTGTTCTTGGTCAGTGGGATGGTGGTCAGCCAGAGCAGTCTCCAACCTTCTTGTAATGGTTCTATGGCCTGGGTGGGTGGTTCTTCAGCAATTGTATAG
- the LOC130974220 gene encoding transcription factor MYB119-like has translation MNSNSSSNSVHHENDVIPFLHHEYGGNNKVTTNNNSMCRLGLPLTAIDRFLCSQQQSQVLYNDDSVFDEDFQTRFSNCYYGGGSNNPYYKFVWPNCTTQEASIVVHDNNNQQEGFNNWLQQFHNQEDVHQALGKTNVKVVGRNPKKASSSSLSLIKGQWTPEEDRKLEKLVKQHGTRKWSQIAEKLEGRAGKQCRERWHNHLRPDIKKDGWSEEEERILVETHAKVGNRWAEIAKHIPGRTENSIKNHWNATKRRQNSRRKNRKPSSSTNSNNNGKPQSSILQDYIRSQTLIGTNNINAPITTTNSTPTITSESECDNNNPYYSSPTIIAESYDDELLFMQQLFKENNQIVNGDGVGKNPSDECGDGFVHYSNNYYYLSNPWNMHNPTTNNNNNGYLDSDLYISQLMNNGVSTTSSSSSLHEAYEKNQNMDFHCSAVKKSEMDLLEFVSTQYQF, from the exons ATGAATAGTAATAGTAGTAGTAATAGTGTTCATCATGAAAATGATGTTATTCCATTTCTTCATCATGAGTATGGTGGTAACAACAAGGttactactaataataattcTATGTGTCGGTTAGGGCTTCCTTTAACAGCCATAGATAGGTTCTTATGTAGCCAACAACAAAGTCAAGTCCTTTACAATGATGATAGTGTTTTTGATGAAGATTTTCAAACTAGGTTTTCTAATTGTTATTATGGTGGTGGTTCAAATAACCCTTATTATAAGTTTGTGTGGCCTAATTGCACTACTCAAGAAGCAAGCATTGTTGTTCATGATAATAATAATCAACAAGAGGGTTTCAATAATTGGCTACAACAATTTCACAATCAAGAAGATGTTCATCAAGCTTTAGGGAAAACTAATGTCAAAGTTGTGGGAAGAAACCCTAAAaaagcttcttcttcttctctatcCTTGATCAAAGGACAATGGACTCCTGAAGAGGACAG gAAATTGGAGAAGCTGGTGAAACAACATGGAACAAGGAAGTGGTCACAAATAGCTGAAAAATTGGAGGGAAGGGCTGGGAAGCAATGTAGAGAGAGGTGGCATAATCATCTCCGACCAGATATTAAG AAAGACGGTtggagtgaagaagaagagaggataTTGGTGGAAACTCATGCCAAGGTTGGAAATCGTTGGGCGGAAATCGCGAAGCATATACCAGGGCGAACTGAAAACTCGATCAAGAACCATTGGAACGCAACAAAGAGAAGGCAGAACTCAAGGAGAAAGAACAGGAAACCATCATCATCAACCAACTCAAACAATAATGGCAAACCAcaatcttcaattctccaagACTACATTAGAAGCCAAACCCTAATTGGTaccaataatatcaatgctcctATTACCACTACTAATTCAACCCCAACTATTACTAGTGAATCTGAATGTGATAATAATAATCCATATTATTCATCACCAACAATCATAGCTGAATCATATGATGATGAATTACTCTTCATGCAACAACTTTTCAAAGAGAATAATCAAATTGTCAATGGAGATGGTGTTGGTAAGAACCCTAGTGATGAATGTGGTGATGGGTTTGTTCATTATtccaataattattattatctttcAAATCCATGGAACATGCACAACCCTAccaccaataataataataatggttaCCTTGATTCTGATCTCTATATCTCTCAATTGATGAACAATGGAGTTTCAACAACaagttcatcatcatcacttcATGAGGCTTATGAGAAGAATCAAAACATGGATTTTCATTGTTCAGCTGTGAAGAAAAGTGAGATGGATCTGTTAGAGTTTGTTTCCACTCaatatcaattttaa